From a single Miscanthus floridulus cultivar M001 chromosome 8, ASM1932011v1, whole genome shotgun sequence genomic region:
- the LOC136472000 gene encoding nucleolin 1-like yields MGKSSKKAAAVAAAPVAVPKGKKRDAEDEIEKAVSAKKQKAAPPAKAVVPSKKDAKKAKKQPPPKKVESSSSGSEEDSESEEEVKVPKKAPAAKIAKQESSDDDSSDATSESDEEPAKKPAAKPAVAKNGSKTGKKESSSDEGSSEDESDDDDDDDDEPAKKAAAKPLGAVAKNGLKKGKQESSSDEDSSDDESDDDVKPAAPLKKPSVIDAQKKKEDPSESDSDDDSDEEVPPKSKASVVATKKEDSSGSESESDSEVEDASKTQPAKRAASKMKDESSDDSDTDEDEKPPQKKQKEAPSAAKNGSSSEDEDGSSEESSDDERTKVEQKKAPKASASSGSEDESSEDDSDEDSEEPANTPKKEAPMHASEKQTATKEPKTPMGSQNEATEEVKTLFMANVPWRAEFDDVKEFFADAGEVVDVRFPTHEDGNRKGFCYVEFVSAEAAEKAFKEKQSKELQGREVRLDFAKGRNTQTPRSGNDGSFQKPARGSSNSIFIRGFDKNLAEDEIRSALQQHFAECGDITRVSIPTDYESGAIKGMAYMDFKDQDSVSKAIELSGSDIGGGYELYVDEAKPKGDGQRGGGRFGDRSGGRFGSGGRRGGGGRFGDRSGGRDGGGRFGGRRGGRDGGRGRGGGGRGFGNRQSAGTPSAGKKTTFGDD; encoded by the exons atGGGCAAGTCAAGCAAGAAGGCGGCCGCCGTGGCCGCGGCGCCCGTGGCGGTGCCCAAGGGGAAGAAGCGGGATGCGGAGGACGAGATCGAGAAGGCGGTGAGCGCGAAGAAGCAGAAGGCGGCGCCACCGGCGAAGGCCGTGGTGCCGTCCAAGAAGGACGCCAAGAAGGCAAAGAAGCAGCCGCCCCCCAAGAAGGttgagagcagcagcagtggctccGAAGAGGACTCCGAGTCCGAAGAGGAG GTTAAGGTACCAAAGAAGGCGCCTGCTGCTAAGATCGCTAAACAAGAGTCCAGTGATGATGACAGCAGCGACGCGACCTCTGAATCTGATGAG GAACCTGCAAAGAAGCCTGCTGCTAAGCCTGCTGTTGCGAAAAATGGTTCGAAGACAGGCAAGAAAGAGAGCAGCAGTGATGAGGGCAGTTCTGAAGATGAgtcggatgacgacgatgacgacgatgat GAACCTGCAAAGAAGGCTGCTGCTAAACCCTTGGGTGCCGTTGCCAAAAATGGTTTGAAGAAAGGCAAGCAAGAAAGCAGCAGCGATGAGGACAGTTCTGACGATGAGTCAGATGATGATGTT AAACCTGCTGCCCCTCTAAAGAAACCATCTGTGATTGATGCACAAAAGAAAAAGGAGGATCCTTCTGAGAGTGACTCTGATGATGACTCAGATGAG GAAGTGCCTCCTAAGTCTAAGGCTTCTGTAGTGGCTACCAAAAAGGAAGATTCCAGTGGAAGTGAGTCAGAGAGTGATTCTGAGGTTGAG GATGCAAGTAAAACTCAGCCTGCCAAGAGAGCTGCTTCAAAAATGAAAGATGAATCAAGTGATGACTCTGACACTGATGAGGACGAGAAACCTCCCCAAAAGAAGCAGAAG GAAGCACCTTCAGCTGCAAAGAATGGAAGCAGCAGTGAGGATGAGGATGGCAGTAGTGAGGAAAGTTCTGATGATGAGCGTACAAAAGTTGAACAAAAGAAG GCACCAAAAGCATCAGCAAGCAGTGGATCTGAGGATGAATCTTCTGAAGATGATAGTGATGAAGACAGTGAAGAGCCTGCTAATACTCCAAAGAAG GAAGCTCCTATGCATGCCTCTGAAAAGCAAACTGCTACCAAAGAA CCTAAAACACCTATGGGCTCCCAAAACGAAGCAACGGAGGAGGTGAAGACACTTTTTATGGCAAACGTCCCCTGGAGAGCTGAATTTGACGATGT GAAAGAATTTTTTGCGGATGCTGGTGAGGTTGTTGATGTTCGTTTTCCCACACATGAGGATGGCAATCGTAAAGGATTTTGCTATGTTGAATTTGTTTCAGCTGAGGCTGCTGAAAAG GCATTTAAAGAGAAGCAATCAAAAGAGTTGCAGGGTCGTGAAGTAAGACTTGACTTCGCTAAGGGAAGAAATACACAAACTCCTCGCAGTGG CAATGATGGATCTTTCCAGAAGCCAGCTCGGGGTAGCAGCAACTCGATATTTATCCGGGGTTTCGATAAAAATCTTGCAGAGGATGAG ATCCGAAGCGCTCTCCAACAACATTTTGCTGAATGTGGTGATATAACAAGGGTCTCTATCCCGACTGATTATGAGTCTGGTGCAATCAAAGG AATGGCTTACATGGACTTCAAGGATCAGGATTCAGTGTCCAAAGCCATTGAGCTCAGTGGCTCTGACATTGGTGGTGGCTATGAGCTTTATGTTGATGAAGCCAAGCCAAAAGGCGATGGCCAGCGTGGTGGTGGCAGATTTGGTGACCGTTCCGGTGGCAGATTCGGTTCTGGTGGCCGGCGTGGTGGCGGTGGCAGATTTGGTGACCGATCTGGGGGCAGGGATGGTGGCGGCAGATTCGGCGGACGACGTGGTGGTAGGGATGGTGGCCGTggacgtggtggcggcggccgcggctTTGGTAACAGGCAGAGTGCTGGCACTCCTAGTGCAG GAAAGAAGACCACTTTTGGTGATGACTGA